A single genomic interval of Musa acuminata AAA Group cultivar baxijiao chromosome BXJ3-4, Cavendish_Baxijiao_AAA, whole genome shotgun sequence harbors:
- the LOC135634998 gene encoding MYB31 transcription factor31-like — protein sequence MGRSPCCERAHINKGAWTKEEDDTLVAYIRAHGEGCWRSLPKRAGLLRCGKSCRLRWINYLRPGLKRGNFTEVEDELIINLHSHLGNKWSLIAGRLPGRTDNEIKNYWNTHIRRKLLSRGIDPEKHRLIHAPVSGFTMSFAKGEEKDRSLFPCEQEKIIGSSSSCSSSSREGSWQIQKYRCPDLNLDLCLSPPPSQQQVEECTRCFSRCRGLQPTRKECKCDAFLGLGSGLCRSLEMK from the exons ATGGGGAGGTCTCCATGCTGCGAGAGGGCCCACATCAACAAAGGAGCATGGACCAAGGAGGAAGACGACACCCTTGTAGCTTACATCCGCGCCCACGGAGAAGGGTGCTGGCGCTCGCTCCCCAAGAGGGCCGGCCTTCTCCGGTGCGGTAAGAGTTGCCGCCTGCGCTGGATCAACTACTTGCGCCCCGGCCTCAAGCGTGGCAACTTCACCGAAGTAGAGGACGAGCTCATCATTAATCTCCACAGTCACCTCGGTAACAA GTGGTCTCTTATAGCTGGAAGGTTGCCGGGAAGGACAGACAACGAGataaagaactactggaacacgcaCATCAGGAGAAAGCTGTTGAGTCGAGGAATAGACCCGGAGAAGCACCGTTTGATCCATGCGCCCGTATCGGGCTTCACTATGTCTTTCGCAAAGGGTGAGGAGAAGGATAGGAGCCTTTTTCCATGTGAGCAAGAGAAGATaattggcagcagcagcagctgtagTAGCAGCAGCAGGGAAGGGTCATGGCAGATCCAGAAGTACAGGTGTCCGGACCTCAACCTGGACTTGTGTTTAAGCCCTCCTCCGTCACAGCAGCAAGTAGAAGAGTGCACACGTTGTTTTAGCCGTTGCAGGGGGCTTCAGCCGACGAGGAAGGAGTGCAAATGTGATGCCTTTCTTGGGCTCGGATCAGGGTTATGCAGAAGCCTTGAGATGAAATGA
- the LOC103995553 gene encoding senescence/dehydration-associated protein At4g35985, chloroplastic-like, translated as MPSASSSSHPPHSPGNPSAASSDPSTGIRDLAWNPFADVEDDDAEANNLALPAPVEEGPVEETLICVPGAIVYLIDPNYSIELGAGDFSLVRLRQGDNTLTVLAVVGDGLVRWPLLRDEIIVKLDHSHYFFSLRVPPNFLDDDDGNDLLNYGLTFTSKTQESLLRELDCLLQAYSSFSAQEIAVKGEDQAATASSSAMIQVLNGSVELEVTPAEGMLKERSAAYWTTLAPDVENYSSTAAKLVAKGSGKIIKGILWCGDVTANRIKQEEDKLKGKVTPCSKPAEISKATMKRMKRAKRITKLSDKVANGVLTGVLKFSGTVTNSIVTSKVGSKLFRLLPAEVVLASLDGFGKICDAAEVAGKNVLKTSSEVTTGVVCHRYGDEAAKVTHDSLQAAGHAVGTAWSVFKIRNVLNPASSMSAVALAKSSAKATADDLRAKNGKHEKKKKKKMKKKKDRYIEKRIEGV; from the exons ATGCCATCAGCCTCCTCCTCGTCTCACCCCCCTCACTCTCCCGGTAAcccctccgccgcctcctcgGATCCTTCGACCGGCATCAGAGACCTTGCCTGGAACCCCTTCGCCGATGTCGAAGACGATGATGCGGAGGCCAACAACCTCGCCCTACCGGCCCCGGTCGAGGAAGGTCCGGTTGAGGAGACCCTCATCTGCGTCCCCGGCGCCATCGTCTACCTCATCGACCCCAACTACAGCATCGAGCTCGGCGCTGGGGACTTCTCCCTCGTACGCCTCCGCCAGGGCGACAACACTCTCACAGTTCTCGCTGTAGTCGGTGACGGCCTTGTTCGGTGGCCCCTCCTCCGCGACGAGATTATCGTAAAGCTCGATCACTCCCACTACTTCTTCTCCCTCCGTGTTCCCCCCAACTTCCTCGACGATGACGACGGCAACGACCTCCTCAACTACGGCCTCACCTTCACCTCAAAGACGCAGGAGAGTCTCCTCAGGGAATTGGATTGCCTGCTCCAGGCTTACAGTAGTTTCTCAGCGCAGGAGATAGCGGTGAAGGGAGAGGATCAGGCGGCGACGGCGTCGTCTTCGGCGATGATACAAGTCCTGAATGGATCGGTGGAGTTGGAGGTGACGCCGGCCGAGGGGATGTTGAAGGAACGGTCGGCCGCGTACTGGACGACTCTTGCGCCTGACGTGGAGAACTACAGCAGCACGGCGGCAAAATTGGTCGCTAAGGGTTCTGGGAAGATCATCAAGGGGATCTTGTGGTGTGGGGATGTGACGGCGAATCGGATTAAGCAGGAGGAGGATAAGCTGAAGGGGAAAGTGACGCCATGCTCAAAGCCGGCAGAAATCAGCAAGGCTACCATGAAGAGGATGAAAAG GGCAAAAAGGATCACGAAATTGTCAGACAAAGTGGCAAATGGAGTTCTCACTGGAGTATTGAAGTTTTCAGGGACTGTTACAAACTCTATTGTGACTTCAAAAGTAGGCAGTAAGCTTTTCCGACTCTTGCCTGCCGAGGTTGTCCTTGCTTCTCTAGATGGATTTG GTAAAATCTGTGATGCTGCTGAAGTGGCTGGTAAGAATGTCCTGAAAACATCTTCGGAAGTGACTACCGGAGTTGTGTGTCACAG GTACGGTGACGAAGCAGCCAAAGTCACACACGACAGCCTTCAAGCTGCAGGACACGCTGTTGGAACCGCATGGTCAGTCTTCAAGATCCGGAACGTATTGAACCCTGCGAGCTCTATGAGTGCAGTGGCGCTGGCAAAGTCATCTGCCAAGGCGACTGCAGATGATCTGAGAGCAAAGAATGGGAAacatgaaaagaagaagaagaagaagatgaagaagaaaaaggacaGATATATAGAGAAAAGAATTGAAGGAGTTTGA
- the LOC135636198 gene encoding auxin transporter-like protein 2 — MGSTPNGNDDKVVETVMVGRYVEMEHDGEEKTIKSRLSGLLWHGGSAYDAWFSCASNQVAQVLLTLPYSFSQLGMLSGILFQLFYGLLGSWTAYLISILYVEYRTRKEREKVDFRNHVIQWFEVLDGLLGKHWRNVGLAFNCTFLLLGSVIQLIACASNIYYINDKLDKRTWTYIFGACCATTVFIPSFHNYRIWSFLGLVMTTYTAWYLAIASLLHGQVEGVKHSGPTKLVLYFTGSTNILYTFGGHAVTVEIMHAMWKPQKFKAIYLLATLYVLTLTLPSAASVYWAFGDALLNHSNAFSLLPRTAFRDAAVVLMLIHQFITFGFACTPLYFVWEKAIGLHDCRSLCKRAAARLPVVIPIWFLAIIFPFFGPINSAVGSLLVSFTVYIIPSLAHMFTFRSAIARESAVERPPRFVGGWIGAYVMNTFVVGWVLVVGFGLGGWASMTNFIHQINTFGLFAKCYQCPPPPPPPFLPMPSITPTPYPGNAHNATNPAIVPSPSPSPSFFLHHRHHHHHHHGGR; from the exons ATGGGATCGACGCCGAACGGGAATGACGATAAGGTGGTGGAAACTGTGATGGTTGGAAGGTACGTGGAGATGGAGCACGATGGGGAAGAGAAGACCATCAAGTCCAGGCTTTCCGGCCTCCTCTGGCACGGTGGTTCCGCCTATGATGCCTGGTTCAGTTGTGCCTCGAACCAG GTGGCTCAGGTGCTGCTTACACTGCCTTACTCCTTCTCGCAGCTGGGGATGTTGAGCGGAATCTTATTCCAGCTATTCTATGGCTTGTTGGGGAGCTGGACAGCTTATCTCATCAGTATTCTCTATGTGGAGTACAGAACCAGGAAGGAGAGGGAGAAGGTCGACTTTAGGAACCATGTCATTCAG TGGTTTGAGGTTCTAGATGGGCTACTTGGGAAGCACTGGAGGAATGTTGGATTGGCCTTTAACTGCACGTTTCTTCTCCTTGGATCTGTCATTCAGCTCATTGCTTGTGCTAG CAACATATACTACATCAACGACAAGTTGGATAAGAGGACTTGGACTTATATTTTTGGAGCTTGCTGTGCCACCACAGTGTTCATCCCCTCCTTCCACAACTACAGGATATGGTCCTTTCTGGGCCTGGTCATGACCACCTACACCGCCTGGTACCTCGCCATCGCTTCCCTCCTCCATGGTCAG GTGGAAGGGGTGAAGCATTCGGGGCCAACGAAGCTGGTTCTCTACTTTACAGGCTCCACAAACATCCTCTACACATTCGGTGGGCACGCTGTCACAGT GGAGATCATGCACGCCATGTGGAAGCCGCAGAAGTTTAAGGCCATCTACCTGCTGGCCACTTTGTACGTGCTGACGCTCACGCTGCCGTCGGCGGCGAGCGTGTACTGGGCCTTCGGCGACGCGCTGCTCAACCACTCGAACGCGTTCTCGCTTTTGCCCCGAACGGCGTTCCGTGACGCGGCGGTGGTGCTGATGCTGATCCATCAGTTCATCACCTTCGGGTTCGCGTGCACGCCGCTGTACTTCGTGTGGGAGAAGGCCATCGGCCTCCACGACTGCCGCAGCTTGTGCAAGCGAGCGGCGGCGCGGCTGCCGGTGGTGATCCCCATATGGTTCCTGGCTATCATCTTCCCCTTCTTTGGGCCCATCAACTCGGCTGTGGGTTCGCTGCTCGTCAGCTTCACAGTCTACATCATCCCATCGCTCGCTCACATGTTCACCTTCCGATCCGCCATAGCCCGCGAG AGCGCAGTGGAGCGGCCGCCGAGGTTCGTCGGAGGGTGGATCGGCGCTTACGTGATGAACACGTTCGTGGTCGGGTGGGTGCTGGTGGTGGGGTTCGGGTTGGGGGGTTGGGCAAGCATGACCAACTTCATCCACCAGATCAACACCTTCGGCCTTTTCGCCAAGTGCTATCAGTGTccaccacccccacccccaccttTTCTTCCCATGCCCTCCATTACCCCGACACCATATCCTGGCAACGCTCACAATGCCACCAATCCGGCCATTGTTCCCTCGCCTTCTCCTTCACCTTCCTTCTTCCTTCACCATcgccaccatcaccaccaccaccacggcgGGCGGTGA